The following nucleotide sequence is from Acetobacteroides hydrogenigenes.
ATAAAGTAATATTCGTTTATTGGTCTGAAGTGTTTTCTAAAACAGTCGTTTGAGCAGAGGCCGTATCACGTCGCATAAGATAGGGCCTAACTAAATACCACCGAAGGGTATCGTAAAGACTTTTCCCCAGCACATTTTTAGCAACAACAACACCCTGCCTATTTATTATAAAATTAGAAGGAATACAGGCAACCCGATATTCTTTAACTATGGAAGAGTTCCACATTCTAAATTCAGAACAATGCTTCCATTGGCGCATATCGGGCGTTAAAGCACCATTTAGTTCCCTTAAATTTCGATCCAATGACACCTGTACTATCTCAAAACCATACGGCTTATACTTCTTGTAAACCTCCACCAGCTGGCTATTCTCATTCGCAGACGTTTTAGCCCATGATGCCCAAAAGTTCAAAAGCACGTATCGCCCCTTAAGCTTCGATAACGAGACTGTATCTCCACCCAGCGATTTTAACCTAAAATCAGGTGCTAAACTACCTTCTACAACCGACTCTTTATTTAATTTTTGATTATTTAACTGATAGCGAACTGTCTGCATCCGCATATGAAAAGCTTTTACGATTGAACTTTCTGGATACTTTCTAAAGAGTATCGAATCTACCAGCAAAAAGTATCGCAAATCAGCCTTCGCGTTAAGCATATACGAAACGGAATCGAACCTTTGATAAAGAGCCGGAATGGAAGACAAGGAGCCTTTGTTTTGAACAACGTAGTTCCTCAAAAAACTTCTGTATTGGGTAATCTGATCATTAAAAGACTGCTTCAAGACTCGTCTCAAACTATCATACCGATAGTTGTACTTTAAAGTATCAAATTGGATTTGAATAAGGTGCAGACGCCTCCGAAAATTCAAAAGGGAATCATTGAGCATTTTAAGTTGTCCAAATCCGCTGGAGCCTTTAACCTCTGCGGAACGCCAACTTGCGCCTCTTGGCAAGGTTATGTCAATTTGTTCGCTGGGAGAAGCAATAATGACTACCCCCTCCTTAGTTGGCCTATCAGAGACCTCAAAAAAATCGGGATTAACAAGCGTAAGCCTAAAAGCAAAATTACCCAACGTATCCACCAAAGCCGAATCTACGAGCACTCGTTTCGAAGGTAGAACCTTCGAAAGGTATATTGTCTTACCAGAGTAATCAACTGCTAATCCACTTACTATAGTATTGGCCTTATCCTTGCTACTACATGACGTTAATAGCAACAACGCGGTAAAGACATATAAAATATGCTTGTACATTTCTCTTCTGATATAACAGGATAAAAGTCGAAAAAAAAACGATTAAAACAAACACGTGCCTAAATGCCAATTTGCACGGCTTAAACAAATCATTAAAAAGGTCGTTATATTTGCACAAAAAAATAGAATGAAGATATATAGGCCATTTGAAAAAGAAGTACCTACCGAAGGTGTTGCTACTTTAGGCTTTTTCGATGGTGTACATATTGGTCATCAAACAATACTACAAAAGGTAAAAGAAGAGGCCAAAACCCTAAATGTAGAACCACTAGTACTAACGCTATGGCCACATCCTCGGATCGTACTAGGAAAAAATGCCGACCAGCTATTACTCATTAACACGCTTGATGAAAAAACCAGCCTCATTGCCCATAATGGCTTAGAGCATTTTGTTGTAATACCCTTCACCTTTCAGCTAGCAGAACTATCGGCAGAGGACTTTTTCAAATCCTACTTTGTTGAGTGGCTAAAAATCAAAAA
It contains:
- a CDS encoding TlpA family protein disulfide reductase yields the protein MYKHILYVFTALLLLTSCSSKDKANTIVSGLAVDYSGKTIYLSKVLPSKRVLVDSALVDTLGNFAFRLTLVNPDFFEVSDRPTKEGVVIIASPSEQIDITLPRGASWRSAEVKGSSGFGQLKMLNDSLLNFRRRLHLIQIQFDTLKYNYRYDSLRRVLKQSFNDQITQYRSFLRNYVVQNKGSLSSIPALYQRFDSVSYMLNAKADLRYFLLVDSILFRKYPESSIVKAFHMRMQTVRYQLNNQKLNKESVVEGSLAPDFRLKSLGGDTVSLSKLKGRYVLLNFWASWAKTSANENSQLVEVYKKYKPYGFEIVQVSLDRNLRELNGALTPDMRQWKHCSEFRMWNSSIVKEYRVACIPSNFIINRQGVVVAKNVLGKSLYDTLRWYLVRPYLMRRDTASAQTTVLENTSDQ